The genomic DNA GAGCCGCAGGATCTCGGCGCATTTCTCGCCCAGGGCTGTGACGACCTGCGCCACCATCTTCCGCAGTTCCAGTTGCAGGATCGCCCGGGCGGGATCGAAGCTGTCCCGGGGTTCCCGGGCCTGGGCGGCCGTTTCGGCGCCGGGCGCCTCGGCGTCCAGGAAGACCGCGCGATCGCGGACCTGGCGCCGGACCTCGTCAATGCACTTGTAGGCGCAGATCCGGCGGACGAGGGTGTGCACCGAGGCGTTCCCGGTGAAGGCGGCCAGCGCCTGGGGCAGCGCGGACCGGACTTCGTGCTTCAGGTCCTCGCACACCTGCGCGGAGAAACGCCACTTGGCCCAATGTACCACGCACCCGATGACGGGATCGGCGTTCTGCAGGAATTCCCGCCAGGCCGCCTCGTCGCCGGCCTTCAGCCGGTCGAGCTGGGCGGCCGACACCTCCAGCGAAACCCGGCCCGGCCTGGACTCCTTATTCCCGGAAAGGGGCATGCTGTTCCTTCATCCCAAAGGACCACCGCGGCCGATTTTAACTTTTACTGCGCACGAGACAAGAATTTGCTACGACTGTAGAGGGAGGAAGGGGAGTGGATCGAAGGACATGAAATCCGGAACGAAGGCCGGAACAGCGTGGCCCCGTTTCCTCGTTTGGAGCGGCGGCGCCGCGTGGGCGGCCGCGCTGGCCGGGCTGGCCGGCCCGGC from Kiritimatiellia bacterium includes the following:
- a CDS encoding sigma-70 family RNA polymerase sigma factor, producing MPLSGNKESRPGRVSLEVSAAQLDRLKAGDEAAWREFLQNADPVIGCVVHWAKWRFSAQVCEDLKHEVRSALPQALAAFTGNASVHTLVRRICAYKCIDEVRRQVRDRAVFLDAEAPGAETAAQAREPRDSFDPARAILQLELRKMVAQVVTALGEKCAEILRLCYQEGLAYREIARRLGISINTVGPRLAGCYRQFKRKVENNPRLKDYFLRDHD